From the genome of Fusarium fujikuroi IMI 58289 draft genome, chromosome FFUJ_chr06:
TAACTCTAGAAAGCGTCGTAGGCGTTTGGCGTTGTCTTGAGGACGAGAGTATAGTGAGTGAATGGGTCGAGTGTGAAGAACAAAACGAACAACCTAAGTACCAGGTGcctagtaaataaagtaaagtactAAGGCTCGTGGAGAGAGTTTGTAGGTAGCAAGTGTTTAAACAGAACAGGCTTCCTTCCAGCTTCGCTTTTACCCTTGGCTCGCTCTGATGACGAACGACGAGCGGCGAGCGAACCCAAGTAGCGGGGCTGAGCTACCTACCCCGACAGCTCCCTGGTCCATGTGGCTTGAAGGCCACGCGTGCGCCACACCAAACTTCAGGTTGTCCATCAGGTTTGATTCCATTTCTACCAACTTATTAGTACCTATCATCTCACTGTCTTGACATTGGCGAGCTTCTACCGAGATCTGCCATGCATCTAACTGCTTCCTGGGCTGAAGCATTGCTGTTTATGCTTTCACTGGGAAAAATTAATACGCAATATGCTGCTTCTATCCGCTTTTACGGCACTTTCATAGCGGAGTCTTTGATTTAGTTATTACAtactcatcttcaacttcgtGACAAGTTTGCGCGTCCCTTATCCCTTGGGTGACGTCCTTACGTGGCGTGGTCCTCGGATTGGGTATCATCGGACAGAATCCCAAGCCTTACACCAAGAGCAAACACACCTTAGAATATATATCCCCTACATTATGTAAATAAATACTCGGTGGCTCGCCTTGGAAGAAGGATGCCGCTTGCTAACGCTACAGTCAACGCTGCTTTGAATCGTATCAACCTATGAATAATGTATACAAGTCCATATACGCCGCTCCCACCCATCCAcccatacatacatacatacatacatacatacatacatacatacatacatacatacataaatAACCTGGCAATCTACGGTATTTCGCATCCAATGCGCCATCCTGCCTACAACTCCACTGCCTTGAAACATAAATCATGGCTCCAATGAAGCTGGTGTGTCGTTGCTTTCGCTTTGCTGTTAGTAGATGTTGTATGTAAGGTAATTTGTGTCCAAAATCCATATTCAGATATGTCATGCTCACCAACCCCGTCTTGACGCACCACGGCTTTCGTACCCTCCCTTATCTGATGTAGCATTTGTTGCCCCATGGGCGACGCTACGGGCCTCTTCGATGCTTCGCCGACCCTGTGGATCCATTTCTGACAGGTCAAAGACCAGAGGCTCCTCGTTAATCgagtcatcatcaccccGGACCTGTCTGGTGATAGATCCGGTAAAGCTTCCACGCGATGATTGCGGCGGTGTCTGCTTATGTGAAGCCAAACCCATATATCGCCTTCTACCAAAAGGTGAGCTAGACGCTGCTGTCGGTATCAGTCCCTCAGGAGGGTTCTCTTCTGACAGACCGCGCTGCATCAGCCCTGGCGTGTCAGAGGTCTCGATTTCAGCAGCTGATTTGAGTTCGTCCGATCCCCTTTGAGTTGACCCTCCCTCGAGCTGCATCTGCCTACCCAGCAAGATGCTTAGAGTAGGTGGTTCTCTATCATCAGCACCTAAGCTGATAGATCGGTGGGCAAAAGCAGAGTCCGGCTCATCTTCATCCGCCATCGACCGATTATGGAGTGCAACAGAGCTCGCCCTTCGTTCATACGTGGCTAGCCGAGGTGACAAGGGAATGTCGATGGCTGTCGTTCCATCTTGTGTAACCGTATTCTCTCTGATCGTCCCCGGTGCAGGGTTATTATCAGATGTTCGCCCCTGGCGCGAAGTAATTCGTCCTTGGCCAGTGTAGTCAATTATCGAGTTCTCGCTCAGTCTTGACGGGATTGCTGGCGTGTGGGGTGTATGAGGGGATAGTGGCTTCCCAGGAGACGACGAAGCAGACACAGAAGCTGGTGCAGTCATCCCAGGCACACTCGTCAATTGTCGACTGGATGAGCTCGATGACCTCTGCATTTGTACAGACGATGTCATCGAATCCGTGAGTGCGTTATTAGAGTCCCTCATTTGATGGAAGCGCGATAGTTGCGCCACAGTCTTGTTAGTTGCTGATTCACCTTTCTTTGAGGGACCAAAGCTCTTCAGGGTCTTTTTACTGTCCAGTGCGCTGATAAAGTCTGAGAGATGTTTATGGTCGTTCTGGAGCGAGTCTGAGCTGGTTCCTGCAATCTCGTCCAGGAGGTCAGATCCTGGCTGTGCCACCGATGAGGCCAAACTCTGCCTGCCACTGCTGCCCTGCTCGTCATCGCCAGCCCTGCTGGCTCCGCCAAAGGATAGACGGCCACGGCGATGCGTGAAACTGCTGCTATAGCGACTAGTCGATGCTGGTCGCGGGGAGCTGGCTACAGCAGGGTCTGTAGATGCCGAGGGAGGAGGACCCCCGCGTAGGGAAGCTGGCATACCAGCAGTAAGAGATGTTCGGTTTCCTGCTTGCTTAAGGGAAGGAATACCTGGACGAGTCAACGTTTGGGGAGAGGCCGGCTCAGGATCAATCTGCCTTGGGACAGGCGAGCCCGAGAGCGAGCCCGCCTTGAAAGGCTGAAAAGATACTGAAGGACGTCGGCTTGAGCCCTCGGTCGTTCGCAAAGGGGGTCGTGTTGCACCCTGACGTACTGGCAAAGAGCTTGGACCACCCACACCATTCTGTGCTGGTAGAGACTCTGGGGGTGAGCTTGTGTCGGAGCCTGGTGGTCGCACCGATCTCAGAGCCGAGATCGGGCTGGTCCCCATTGGGACATTAGTGTGAAACGTTGAAAGACTTCCATATGCCTGCTGCATATCACTCAAGTTTGGGCGGGAGCGGTTGTCACGCAGTGACCCTGCCTCCGTCATCTGGGCTCTTGACTGCTCATTCAGCGGTGGAATGGAGGGTCGGAAAAAGTTCTCGTCCACTCCCATGAAACGAGAACTCAGTAGAGCCTCAGAGTCATCCACGCGGAAGTTGCAATCATTGCGATAGGTGACAGTAGTGCTTAGTCGTCCAACGGGCACCTCTAAATCGCCAAACATGTACTCCGTCACGGGGTCTGGTCTGCCATCGATGGGAAGACGCAGCTGATCATTACGTGAGCGATCAGACTGAGATAAACGTACTCGGCATCGTGGGATAAGCGCCGGGTGTGAGTTCTTGGCGGGACCCTGGCTGGCAAACTTCCATGCTGGAAGAAGGCGAGTCGTGATGAAAAGAGACCGGAAAAAGACAATTGCCTTCTTGTAGATGGTGGGTAGGATCGGGCCAAAGTCCGTGGGTATTACGCCTGAGTACTTAAGCTCGACTCGCCACCTCTCAATGATAACCTCGCTGTTTCTCCGGGATGCACCTGACGAGCTGTCGGTGGAGGAACCAGACGAGTTCAGCTGTTCCATCACATCCCATCTCTTGCCAGCCTCATCAACGATGACTAGACTCTGGCTGTCTTTTAATCGAGAGGTATCCAGATAGACCTCGATGACCATTGGAGGAGGGGGGTTATCGAAGCTACCGCAAgtcttccagatcttgagctCATCTCGAAAGTCATCAATCTCATCCGTCTCGATTTGGAACTACCCCAAGATTAGCGACTGAGTGTGCAAACAGGCTGCAAACCTACCCATTTGTTGGGTTTCCGTCCACCGTTGGCCCCGCGCGCAGGCTTGGATTTGATGCGAGAGTCGAGGACGAGTACGGCTGCCTTTGCATAGAAGTTCTGCGGGGGGAGAAGTTGTTAGCAACAGACCTTTGGTAGCGTATTCATGTATCCCGGCCATTCATACCTGGACTATTTgatcgagcttcttgatcgaGTCGGCTGGAGGTGCCGGTGTCGGCACATCTCCAATAGTTGGTGAGCTGGGTGTGTCTCTACCAGCAACATTAGAACCGGCTCGAGGCCGGGACCCCAATGCAGCTTCTCTGGTGCTGTTGGATCGAGATGGAATGGTTGGATGGTGCGTTGCACCTGGGGATGACACCCGGGCTGGGCCACGGGGTTGTTGATGCATTGTTATCGGTTATCGTATATCGTATCGTGTCGTTTGCGCAAAGAAGAGGCTACGGTCGTAATTGTTGGTCGATGGATGAATTGATCACGAACGTATAGGGATCTTGATCGGCCACGAGACCTGCTCATCCATGGTTCATATCGTTTGAGGCAGGCAGTGCAGGTCCATAAGGGGAATGGAGAACGGAGGAGTTAAGATGGATCGGTAGTCGGGGGTGCTTGGGTCGGGGGGAGTGCGGAGGTAGAAGTGTAGGCAAAAGtgtaaagaagaagaaagaaaaacaaaAGGCAGAAAGCTTGGGTCCAGGTCCAGATCCAGATCCAGATCCAgatccaagtccaagtccaagtccaagtccaagtccaggtATCTCCTTGCTGCCGGTCGgtgagatgcagatgcagatgcagttACAGATACAGAGCTATGCAGGCAGCCAAACACAACTCCGTCCAGGGTCGTTGTCGTTGTAATAGGTCTGAAGGGAGGTGTGAGAGAAGAGGGTCTAACACTGTACAGGACAGACCAATCCGGTCGCACTAACAAGAGTGCAGAGATGGCACAGGTACCGCGGTTTGCTTGtgtaaggcaaggcaaggcaaggtaaaGTACTTGTTTGTGTCCACGAATAGAGATAAAACAAGACGATAGGTCGCGGGTTGCTGCAGCAGGCCCAACTCTGAAATAGAAGCAAGTTTGGTTGTGTTTTATCAAAGCCGAAATGAAATCCCAACGGTGACGGGATGAGAAGGGAAAAGATAATAACgttaggtacctactagACAGAGAGAGACGGAAGAGGTCACCACCAACGACCTCGTGATGGGATGGGCGACAGGGACCGGATTGGATAATAATGGGCTGTCGTCATCGGCTAGAGCCTCACGTCACAGTCACAGGGCTCATGGGCACGTCTTGCGCCTGAATCGAGTCAGCTATCAAGTTATTTGATCAACACAAGATGAGAATAATAAATGCTAGATTTACCGCAACTCGTCCATATCCAACAAACAACATGAGCGAGTTTTCCAATCTAATCTATCTCGCTCATGTCTTGTGACCTACAAGATAACGATCCATCCATATTCATATCAATGCATCGGCCCATGCATGGACCTCAATCAAAACACCGGCACCTCAAACAGCCCTCCACTGAATGGGAGGGCTCGGATCGTACCCAACAGGGGATCTCGGTCAGTGCATTTCAGTGGATGCTCTCGATAATCCCGGGGGCCTTAAGCGCCTCCATGATCCATCCCCCGGTGGAAACCCACCTCCATTCATTTGCCCGGCCTGGCTGGCTGGGTGCCTACTCCAACCCCAGAGTTTCCATCATAAGTCCTACACTACAGCACAGCTATCATGCTATTCGAGGGCCTTCAATGGAACAACATAGGTATGCAATGCATTGACCCTGTCTATTCACTATTATCCAAGAACTTCTGCCATGAACCAGGCAGAAACATCCTTCATAACCCCGTTCGTCTCTTCTGGTTGGCTCATGGTGGTTGTCACATCTAAGTACCAGTCATAGATGGGATGTTGACTCATGACATCCCCCTCCTCTCCCCAACTCTTTTCCACGAACGAGATAAGCTGGAGGGCTTATCTTCAAGCTGAGAGGCGTTGCCTGCTTGGCCGCAATGCTACTCTCCCGTTATCGTAATGTTTCTGCTTCTGCCTCTGGTATGTATCTGCAGCCTTCTCCATGCAGTCTAGCTTTGTAGATCCGGAACGTTTCACGCCTTTCATCAGACGATCTCCACATCTCCGCCCGAGCTCGATAAAGACTCTAGAGACTGTTCTCTCTCATTGTGGATGGAGAGACGACCATGGCAGCATGGCACTCTCACGGCAACCTTGAGAGTCACCCATGGCGAATTAGAGACTCACCTTGATGGAGTTACATAGCATATCATGTGTTACACTCACACATTGAGCTAAACTCTTCACGTAATAcagtaaaaagaaagaagaagaaaaaggaccCAATTGATCGAGTTGCTTCTCAAGGTTATCGCCATGTACCCTGCTGAATCACATCATCCAACTAACACATTTCACAGTTCATCAATATCTCTACAATTTTTCTATTCAAAGCTGGAGAGGGTCATATGTACGTTGTTCTTAGCAATTAcagccaagaagatcaagtcaATAAGTACAGCGAAACAAGCCCACCGATCATGCACTCTATACCGTATACGGTGTGCCTAATGTCCCTTTGAGTCCTATGctcctcaaggtcaacacTCACACTGCCGTATTCATCATGCAGCCTGGGACTGATTGCCACGTCCCTTTCCTCCCTTGCCACGCCCACCCCCGACTCCACCTCCACTTCGTCCGCCTCCCGATCCCCGAGTGTTTGTGTTGCTTGAGCCGGCAGTGCCTCCGCCTCTACTTCCGTTTGCGCCGCTTTGCCCGCTGTTTGTGGCCGCTTCACCGGTGCCTTTGGCCTTACCACCCCGTCCTCGCCGACCGCCCCTTTTGGTTCCCTTgctgtccttgtccttttctcggccttcttTCTGCTTTCGCCTGGCCTCCTCCTCTTGTGTCCTTCTGCTCTCTTGGTCCCACCACTCTTGGAACGCTTGCTCCTGTTGAATCTCTTGTAGTGAACGCTTCGCAACCGCTTCCTTGACGGCCTCCTGCTCGCGCTTCTGTTGGCCAATGATATCAGCCATACTGAATCCGAGCGTGGGCTCCGCTTTTGGTGCCGGTGTAATGTACGACTTGGAATGTGGTACCAACGGCTTCTTAGGCTGCTGCTCTGTCGAGGGTCCTGCGACAATTGCGGGGGAGCTGTTGGTTCGACCCTGACCCGGGAACCTTGTGTCGGGTGACGCAGTACGCCGTGTCGCCGTCCTTGCTCTCGTCTCTGAAGCGACGAGAGGTTTTGCGTTAGCAGATACCCCCTTTGGCATGTTGGATTCCGCGGACATGGCCTCTTTCAGCGACGTCTTGGGTGCCGGACTTGCTGCCTTCCAAGGCGCTGGTCGCCCTCCTTCTGGAACACTCTCCCAAGGTACATGGTTCGTCGACTCGTCCTtcgctgctgcttctgctgctgccatgGCCTGAAGCTGCCTCTTCCGTTCTTTTTGTGATACTTTGGTCTGTGGCTTGTTTGCTGCAGCATCTTGCTTTCTCTGCGCTTGGAGCCCGGCAGTTAAAGCAGACGTAGACGCCTCAGACATGATATCTTTCAGATCCAACTTCGAAGTGGCTAATTTGGACGCTGACCAAGGAGCACCGGGCTTTGACATTCCGCCGCCCGGTGTCTTTGAACTGCCCAGTTCGGATGGTTGAGACTCGGGGGACATGGAAAATGCATGAGGAACTGGGCTGAGCGCAGAGCCTGCAAGCTCCTTGCCCTTTGATTCCCGCCACGGTTTGGGAAGCTGCGGCATCTCGTCCATCTCTGGAGGCGAACGAAGATTTACGGCTTCATTCATGGGCGATCGTGGTTTAGCAGATAAAGAcccgtcttcatcctccatATCAAAGATCATATCTGCTTGCGACTGCTTAGGCCGAAGACTGGGACTGAAAGGCTCATTCCGCCCACCTCTGGACTTGCGTCGAGTTGTCTCTGGAGATTGGAGCGGACTGCCTTCATCTAGACTTCCGATTCGAGCCTTGAAGGATGATGACAATTTCTTCTCGTCATCCCGCTGAGATGCCTTGTAGGCCATCTCTTTGATCCTGGCCTGGCGCTCCTCGTCGATATCAGCAGCCAACTCGGGATGGCTTTCATGGAGTAGTAGCTCTGCTCTTCCGCTCCGTACAAATGGGAATCGAGCAAGTTGATTGTCTCGGACCACTTCATCAAGTTCCAGCAAAAGGTCTTCATCCAAGTCGTCAAGAAGGTGGTTCTCGAGCATGGATTCCAGTTGAAGGCATATGTATTCAAGACCAGTATCTTTGAACTCTGTAATGGAGCAAGGACTTATCTCGTTGAGCAAGTTCGATATATTCCTCGTTGTCACAAACTTGCCAATGAGACCTTGACACACTTGAGACAATCTATCGAGCATCAGCTCATTTGCAGCACTCATCACGTCAAGCACAAGCTCTGACAGCTCATCCAAATTAGACACCGAGACAGTATCGAAGAGCTCCCGTCCGATATCTGCATAGATAAAGGACATGACGTATTTGAATGTGTCAGAGTCGATGTGACTGAGGTCCACCCTGATCTTTTCCGCAGCGTCCATGCCATCACGGCGCCCAGCGAGCCACTGGCCTTGAGACCGCCCGTTGAACAAAGCCTCAAAGAAAGGGCACCTTTGACACAATAGTTGGCTGTGTACCATGATATCCTCTCCATCCAActcaatgatgatgtcgcCGTCATCGAAGAAAGAAGGGTCGAGGATTGCTTGCTTGAAATCGCCGTCTAAGGACTCTTCCACGCCGGTCTGTAGGCGAACTGCCGCCTCCAGTTTTGGAAGGGCAAGATTTGTTGCAACTTTCATAAGCTCTGTCCTAACTTGCCGGAAACGGAACGCAAGTGGAGGTGCTTCGCGCGTGTACTTCCATACTGGAACGAATCTGTCCTGGTAGGCATGGACAACAACATTCAGTACAGTGTAAATGTCGACTTCAAACAACGTCAACAGGGCCTTGTCATCCACAACCTCGAGGCCGAAAGAGTCTGTGCTGAATACTGATCCTCGCTCGCGTAACTCCGATAGGGCATGCCGCAACACCGGGCTTCTGCCAGCAAGAGCCCAACTGTGGACGGGGATTTTGATATCAGGCAAAGAGGAGGAACATATTGCCATGTTCATGTCATTATACTGGAAAGAGTTGATTTCCAGCCAGCGACCCAAGTCTGTTTCGA
Proteins encoded in this window:
- a CDS encoding related to Autophagy-related protein 13 translates to MHQQPRGPARVSSPGATHHPTIPSRSNSTREAALGSRPRAGSNVAGRDTPSSPTIGDVPTPAPPADSIKKLDQIVQNFYAKAAVLVLDSRIKSKPARGANGGRKPNKWFQIETDEIDDFRDELKIWKTCGSFDNPPPPMVIEVYLDTSRLKDSQSLVIVDEAGKRWDVMEQLNSSGSSTDSSSGASRRNSEVIIERWRVELKYSGVIPTDFGPILPTIYKKAIVFFRSLFITTRLLPAWKFASQGPAKNSHPALIPRCRVRLSQSDRSRNDQLRLPIDGRPDPVTEYMFGDLEVPVGRLSTTVTYRNDCNFRVDDSEALLSSRFMGVDENFFRPSIPPLNEQSRAQMTEAGSLRDNRSRPNLSDMQQAYGSLSTFHTNVPMGTSPISALRSVRPPGSDTSSPPESLPAQNGVGGPSSLPVRQGATRPPLRTTEGSSRRPSVSFQPFKAGSLSGSPVPRQIDPEPASPQTLTRPGIPSLKQAGNRTSLTAGMPASLRGGPPPSASTDPAVASSPRPASTSRYSSSFTHRRGRLSFGGASRAGDDEQGSSGRQSLASSVAQPGSDLLDEIAGTSSDSLQNDHKHLSDFISALDSKKTLKSFGPSKKGESATNKTVAQLSRFHQMRDSNNALTDSMTSSVQMQRSSSSSSRQLTSVPGMTAPASVSASSSPGKPLSPHTPHTPAIPSRLSENSIIDYTGQGRITSRQGRTSDNNPAPGTIRENTVTQDGTTAIDIPLSPRLATYERRASSVALHNRSMADEDEPDSAFAHRSISLGADDREPPTLSILLGRQMQLEGGSTQRGSDELKSAAEIETSDTPGLMQRGLSEENPPEGLIPTAASSSPFGRRRYMGLASHKQTPPQSSRGSFTGSITRQVRGDDDSINEEPLVFDLSEMDPQGRRSIEEARSVAHGATNATSDKGGYESRGASRRGW
- a CDS encoding related to myosin-like protein; its protein translation is MSHLLWKSYWENDVDRFRRLLAPTSYNAQSLSKSPAIGGTGALFGGSPGLPGTSPRPANKQRRVSGHPQTPGKSKDGNTNLGRAEVNSRDHAGLTVLLRAASSTDPNAHQFVQALIEHPAIDLYVQDPESGWNALHRSLYAGNVSIARLLLEKERVDLTSHNLNAVNKVGLLIKTKDHEGNSPFDVYNSTIAARSLKSMENGSNSDSDADSVDSGGDGLHHMVKTSHGLRSSIDGDELFVFGSNKNVSLGVGDEDDRQYPDRIHLSRPELLVHRLYHSHLDEQDEEAPSSLKLDEIPTLVRNRPLVIQDVSMSKLHSAILTTDPVSNLYVCGVGRGGRLGLGDENTQFRFVPVEGPFIDKKIHQVALGQNHTMAVVDNGELWTWGLNSASQLGYALPPPMKADEEPMSLTPRQVFGSLKKEVVLGVAASANHSVAHTGNSLFTWGRNVGQLALMDADSRSLDIQHTPRKVAASLLAAPIEMVSAIDKATICLLSNHTVWVFSHYGYNLVKFPFPDVFANNLSMTRYESGGRREIDHITAGGETIAAVTARGDLFTFHLNDKGDPSQSVASTTNPVKIKNALTQPQCVWDSRKDGVASVGVGEHGSVIICTESGAVWNRVKRTKGKLTGFSGSSGTKRKDFKFQRVPYITNCVAVRSSIFGAFAAIRKDSKVMAEEIEIGEQSLRDDIGSLLCLNDFEAPQLHSEVKGTRKTWEAAIIREKRDPIPYEILRSADIETDLGRWLEINSFQYNDMNMAICSSSLPDIKIPVHSWALAGRSPVLRHALSELRERGSVFSTDSFGLEVVDDKALLTLFEVDIYTVLNVVVHAYQDRFVPVWKYTREAPPLAFRFRQVRTELMKVATNLALPKLEAAVRLQTGVEESLDGDFKQAILDPSFFDDGDIIIELDGEDIMVHSQLLCQRCPFFEALFNGRSQGQWLAGRRDGMDAAEKIRVDLSHIDSDTFKYVMSFIYADIGRELFDTVSVSNLDELSELVLDVMSAANELMLDRLSQVCQGLIGKFVTTRNISNLLNEISPCSITEFKDTGLEYICLQLESMLENHLLDDLDEDLLLELDEVVRDNQLARFPFVRSGRAELLLHESHPELAADIDEERQARIKEMAYKASQRDDEKKLSSSFKARIGSLDEGSPLQSPETTRRKSRGGRNEPFSPSLRPKQSQADMIFDMEDEDGSLSAKPRSPMNEAVNLRSPPEMDEMPQLPKPWRESKGKELAGSALSPVPHAFSMSPESQPSELGSSKTPGGGMSKPGAPWSASKLATSKLDLKDIMSEASTSALTAGLQAQRKQDAAANKPQTKVSQKERKRQLQAMAAAEAAAKDESTNHVPWESVPEGGRPAPWKAASPAPKTSLKEAMSAESNMPKGVSANAKPLVASETRARTATRRTASPDTRFPGQGRTNSSPAIVAGPSTEQQPKKPLVPHSKSYITPAPKAEPTLGFSMADIIGQQKREQEAVKEAVAKRSLQEIQQEQAFQEWWDQESRRTQEEEARRKQKEGREKDKDSKGTKRGGRRGRGGKAKGTGEAATNSGQSGANGSRGGGTAGSSNTNTRGSGGGRSGGGVGGGRGKGGKGRGNQSQAA